The sequence below is a genomic window from Bosea sp. F3-2.
ACGCCGAACTGCAGGCCGTTGAGCAATTGTTCGAGAACGAGCGTCATTGTGGCTGAAGCCAGAGGGCCCTGAGGTAGATGGAAACACCACTATCATTCCGGGGCTTCGCCTTGGCGAAGAGCCTGGAATCCATCAGCGGTGCGATATTTCCAGAAGCGTCATGCTCGCCCCTGTGGCGAGCATCCACGTCTTGAACACCGACCTCGATGGAGCAAGACGTGGATGGTCGGGACAAGCCCGACCATGACGGAAACGTAGCATGCTGGCTGTGAGCCAGTGTGTGCCGCTTCAGAGCTTGCAGTCCTTGGCGTAGACGTCGCTGTGGTTGCTTAGCACCTTCCCGGACGTCTTCAGGACCGGCGTGCCGTCAGCGGCCTTCTCGACCTTGAGGGCGTACCAATCCTGCACCGGGTGCTGGTTCGGGCCGAACTTGAAGGCGCCGCGCACCGATTGGAAGTCCGCCTTGGCGAGCGCCTTGCGCAGCGCGGGCACGTCGGTCTTGCCGCCGGTCGCCTTCAGGGCGGAGGCGATGGCGAGCGCGGTGTCGTAGCCCTGGCTGGCATAATAGGTCGGTGCGCGGTTATAGGCCTTGGTCCAGGCCTCCATGAACTTCTTGTTGGCCGGGTTGTCGAAATCCGAGTTCCAGTGCGCGGTGACGCTGAGGCCGAGCGCGGCTTCGCCGACCGCCTTCAGCGTGGTGGCGTCGAGCGAGGGCTCGGCCAGCACCATCGGCACCTTCCCGAGCAGGCCGGCCTGCTGGTACTGGCGCAGGAAGGCGATGCCGAGGCCGCCCGGGTGGAACTGGAAGACGACGTCGGGATTGGCCGAGCGGATCTGCGCCATTTCCGGCGCGAAGTCGGTCTGGTCGAGGCGGGTATAGACCTCGCCGACGACCTCGCCCTTGAACAGGCGCTTGAAGCCGGTCAGCGCATCCTTGCCGGCCTGGTAGTTCGGGGCGAGGATGAAGGCCTTCTTGTAGCCGAGATTGGTGGCGTACTGGCCGGCGCTCTCATGCAGGCTGTCATTCTGCCAGGCGACGACGAAATAGTTCTCATTGCACTCCTTGCCGGCGAAGTTCGACGGCGCGGCGTTGGGGCTCACATAGAGCGCGCCGGAATCGACGATGTCGGGAACGGTCGCGCCGGCGACGTTCGAGAAGACGATGCCGGTCATGATCTTGATGCCGTCGGTCTTCAGCATCTTCTCGGCGATCTGCTTGCCCTGGCCGGGCTTGAGCGCGTCGTCCTCAACCACGAGCTCGACCGGCACGCCGCCGAGCTTGCCGCCCTCCATGTCGATGGCGAGCTTGAAAGCGTCGCGGATGTCCTGGCCGAGATAGCCGCCCGGGCCCGAAAGCGTGGTGATCATGCCGATCTTGATCGGCTGCTGGGCGAGGGCGGTGGTCGCCGCCAGCGAGGCGGCGATGCCGAAGAGCAATCCGCGCAATTTCATCATGGACTCCAGTTGTTCCGTTCGGCCTCTGAAATGGTTCGACGCGGCGTTTCTGCGCCGCCGCGCTTATGCGTGGTCTGACGACAAGCGCCGCCCGAGCGGGCGGCGCCTGCAGCATGGCATCACAGGCAGACCCAGCCCGCCGGCGGTTCCTTGCCCGGGTGCAAGGTGCCGCAATGCGGGCAGGTGCGGGCCTGCTCGTTGCCGTAAAAGGCACGGTAGAGCGGCGGCAGATCGTCGACAATGCTGACGAGGTCGACCTCCACACGATGGACGAGGCCCTGGCAGTTGAAGCAGTACCATTCGAAGGCGTCGAGCCAGCCTTCCGGCCGCTTCGGCTCGATGACGAGACCGATCGAGCCCTCCTGCGGGCGCTGCGGCGAGTGGCGTACATGCGGCGGCAGCAGGAAGATGTCGCCCTCGCGGATCGTCACGTCGTAGTGCTTTCCGTTGTC
It includes:
- a CDS encoding 3-hydroxyanthranilate 3,4-dioxygenase produces the protein MATEGRLKAFNFNNWIEEHKHLLKPPVGNQQVWTDSDLMVTVVGGPNQRTDYHDDPVEEFFYQLKGDMMLKLVDNGKHYDVTIREGDIFLLPPHVRHSPQRPQEGSIGLVIEPKRPEGWLDAFEWYCFNCQGLVHRVEVDLVSIVDDLPPLYRAFYGNEQARTCPHCGTLHPGKEPPAGWVCL
- a CDS encoding ABC transporter substrate-binding protein codes for the protein MKLRGLLFGIAASLAATTALAQQPIKIGMITTLSGPGGYLGQDIRDAFKLAIDMEGGKLGGVPVELVVEDDALKPGQGKQIAEKMLKTDGIKIMTGIVFSNVAGATVPDIVDSGALYVSPNAAPSNFAGKECNENYFVVAWQNDSLHESAGQYATNLGYKKAFILAPNYQAGKDALTGFKRLFKGEVVGEVYTRLDQTDFAPEMAQIRSANPDVVFQFHPGGLGIAFLRQYQQAGLLGKVPMVLAEPSLDATTLKAVGEAALGLSVTAHWNSDFDNPANKKFMEAWTKAYNRAPTYYASQGYDTALAIASALKATGGKTDVPALRKALAKADFQSVRGAFKFGPNQHPVQDWYALKVEKAADGTPVLKTSGKVLSNHSDVYAKDCKL